AGACTTCCGGGCATTCCTTGACGCAGATGCCGATGGTGCCGCACTTCATCTGGTCCACTGCCACTTTCATCGCTCGCTCCTCCTGCCGGCTGTCGGCGGCTTCGCTGGTTGCGGGGGGCGCACCTCCCGAAACGTTCTTTTTCTGATCGATAACCCGTCGCAAGGCATCTTTCAACGTTTGAACGCAGTGAGCGGTTCCGGAACCGGATCGCCTTCCCGGAACCGGGCGGGGCGCAGCGGGGTGGCAGGGGTGGATTGTTTCTTTGAAAAGTCGGGCGATAAGGTGTAGTTTGCCGAAAATCGGCGGATTGGAGGGATTCAGCCGTTTTCGAATAGAGGCGGCGCTACGGAGCCAGGCTATAGATCCTGTGAATCGAGAGGGGGAGTACGGATGAAGATCGTGATTCAACCCGCACGACCGGAACAGCGGCGCGACAGGCCTGCGGGCGACAAGCTGGTGTTCGGTAAAAACTTCAGTGATCACATGTTCCTCATGGACTACCGGGAAAATGGTGGCTGGCGGGATCCCAGGGTGGTGCCTTACGATAATCTGACCATGGATCCGGCGGCCATGGTGCTCCACTATGGCCAGGGCATCTTCGAGGGGCTCAAGGCCTATCGCTGGGCCGACGGACGCATCCACCTCTTTCGCCCTGAAAAGAACGTGGAACGGTTCAATCGGTCGGCACGCCGCATGTGCTTGCCCGAGGTGGATCCGAATCTCCATCTGGAGGCCATAGAAGCCCTGGTCCGGATCGATGCGGAGTGGGTCCCGCGGAGCGCGGGTTCCTCGCTTTACATCCGGCCCACCATGATCGCGACCGAAGCGGCCCTGGGCGTGCGCCCGGCTCATGAATGCCTCTTCTACATCATCACCGGACCTGTAGGTGCCTACTACCCTGAGGGGTTCAATCCGGTGAGAATTTATGTTTCGGACGAGTACGTGCGGACGGTTCGGGGCGGCCTGGGGGAAGCCAAGACCATGGCCAACTACGCGGCGAGCCTTTACGCCCAGGAAATCGCAAAGAAAAAAGGCTTCACCCAGGTGCTCTGGCTCGATGCCGTGGAACGGCGCTACGTGGAGGAAGTGGGGACCATGAACATCTTCTTCCGGATCGACGACGAACTGGTGACCCCGCCGCTCACCGGGAGCATTCTTCCGGGCATCACCCGCGATTCGGTGATCCAGCTGGCCGGGCACTGGGGAATCAAGGTGACTGAGCGGCTCATCAGCATCGACGAGGTGATGGAAACCATAGAGACC
This is a stretch of genomic DNA from Desulfoglaeba alkanexedens ALDC. It encodes these proteins:
- a CDS encoding branched-chain amino acid aminotransferase; protein product: MKIVIQPARPEQRRDRPAGDKLVFGKNFSDHMFLMDYRENGGWRDPRVVPYDNLTMDPAAMVLHYGQGIFEGLKAYRWADGRIHLFRPEKNVERFNRSARRMCLPEVDPNLHLEAIEALVRIDAEWVPRSAGSSLYIRPTMIATEAALGVRPAHECLFYIITGPVGAYYPEGFNPVRIYVSDEYVRTVRGGLGEAKTMANYAASLYAQEIAKKKGFTQVLWLDAVERRYVEEVGTMNIFFRIDDELVTPPLTGSILPGITRDSVIQLAGHWGIKVTERLISIDEVMETIETGAMKEIFGAGTAAVISPVGSLFFKEKTYKVQDGGVGEWSRRLFDEITGIQYGEKEDPFGWVREVKP